The following proteins are co-located in the Ailuropoda melanoleuca isolate Jingjing chromosome 13, ASM200744v2, whole genome shotgun sequence genome:
- the LOC100469120 gene encoding cystatin-9-like, with product MGAQIPAAMPHWQFRWVLSWALLLLLLGSQLLVTHSWSSQEKGDNDEQTDIQHYFPATVEYALHIFNLQSKDSMAYRLVRILNSWKEQIEDILTFSMEIKLRRTKCGKLDEDIDNCPFQESPELNNTITCFFTISTEPWRTKFELLNKSCLEGFL from the exons ATGGGTGCCCAGATCCCTGCAGCCATGCCACACTGGCAGTTCAGGTGGGTTCTGTCCTGGGCCTTGCTCCTGTTACTACTAGGTTCCCAGCTCCTGGTGACTCACAGCTGGAGTTCCCAAGAGAAGGGGGACAATGATGAACAAACAGACATACAACATTATTTTCCTGCCACTGTGGAGTATGCCTTACACATATTCAACCTACAGAGCAAGGACTCGATGGCCTATAGGCTGGTACGCATCCTGAATTCCTGGAAGGAACAG ATAGAAGACATCCTGACATTCTCCATGGAGATAAAGCTTCGCAGAACCAAATGTGGAAAACTTGACGAAGACATTGACAACTGTCCCTTTCAAGAAAGCCCAGAGCTGAACAAT ACCATCACCTGTTTCTTCACCATCAGCACTGAGCCCTGGAGAACAAAGTTTGAACTCCTGAACAAGAGCTGCTTGGAGGGCTTCCTTTGA